A single region of the Duganella sp. BuS-21 genome encodes:
- a CDS encoding tyrosine recombinase XerC: protein MSDAPDPKLAWIDAYLAHLAGVRRLSPHTVAAYARDLQELAGLSGAVEWTALDHHAIRRLTAKLHAQQLDPRSIARKLSSWRGFFNWLGEHTPLAANPVQGVRAPKRAKTLPRALSVDDAVQLVAPPRPVAGASPEPAELCNRAMFELLYSSGLRVSELAGLDVTPGKDSLGWVEAGNRDVTVTGKGNKRRTVPVGAAALAALQAWLAVRPAPADGGNALFLSTRGTRVSPRVIQQRLQAHGVANGAPVHVHPHMLRHSFASHVLQSSGDLRAVQEMLGHSSISSTQVYTALDFQHLAEVYDKAHPRAKLK, encoded by the coding sequence ATGAGCGACGCTCCGGACCCCAAGCTGGCCTGGATCGACGCTTACCTGGCCCACCTGGCCGGCGTGCGCCGGCTGTCTCCCCACACCGTCGCCGCCTACGCGCGCGACCTGCAGGAACTGGCCGGGCTGTCCGGCGCGGTCGAGTGGACCGCGCTCGACCACCACGCCATCCGCCGCCTGACCGCCAAACTGCACGCCCAGCAGCTCGATCCACGTTCGATCGCGCGCAAGCTGTCGAGCTGGCGCGGCTTTTTCAACTGGCTGGGCGAGCACACGCCGCTGGCCGCCAACCCGGTGCAGGGCGTGCGTGCGCCCAAACGCGCCAAGACGCTGCCGCGCGCGCTGTCGGTCGACGATGCCGTGCAGCTGGTCGCCCCGCCCCGTCCGGTCGCCGGCGCCTCGCCCGAGCCGGCCGAGCTGTGCAACCGCGCCATGTTCGAACTGTTGTATTCCAGCGGCCTGCGGGTATCGGAACTGGCCGGCCTCGACGTCACGCCCGGCAAGGACAGCCTGGGCTGGGTGGAAGCCGGCAACCGCGACGTCACCGTCACCGGCAAGGGCAACAAGCGGCGCACGGTGCCGGTCGGTGCGGCAGCCCTGGCGGCGCTGCAAGCCTGGCTGGCGGTGCGCCCGGCGCCGGCCGACGGCGGCAACGCCCTGTTCCTGAGCACGCGCGGCACCCGCGTCTCGCCGCGTGTGATCCAGCAGCGGCTGCAGGCCCACGGCGTGGCCAACGGCGCGCCGGTGCACGTGCACCCGCATATGCTGCGCCACTCCTTCGCCTCGCACGTGCTGCAATCGTCGGGCGACTTGCGGGCGGTGCAGGAAATGCTGGGCCACTCCAGCATCAGCTCGACCCAGGTGTATACCGCGCTCGACTTCCAACACCTGGCCGAGGTGTACGACAAAGCCCACCCACGCGCCAAGCTGAAGTAG
- a CDS encoding DUF484 family protein — protein MTAPLDSTLVAQFLTDNPQFFAEHADLLGEIKLASPLTGRAVSLQERQMEVLRDKYKALELRMSNLMRLASENEAIANKFHRWTQVLLQSEDVGSMPFSVVNGLKTAFEVPQVTLRIWGTAPDYLDEWFVKGVSEDARIFANSLLAPYCGANKDFEAVRWLDDASAVVSTVIIPLRKPGDKQAFGLLIMGSQDAKRFTSLMATDFLVHIGETSSTALAWLLA, from the coding sequence ATGACCGCCCCTCTGGATTCCACCCTCGTTGCACAATTCCTGACCGACAACCCGCAGTTCTTCGCCGAGCACGCGGACCTGCTGGGCGAGATCAAGCTGGCCAGCCCGCTGACAGGACGCGCCGTCTCGCTGCAGGAGCGCCAGATGGAAGTGTTGCGCGACAAATACAAAGCGCTGGAACTGCGCATGAGCAACCTGATGCGCCTGGCATCGGAAAACGAAGCCATCGCCAACAAGTTCCACCGCTGGACCCAGGTGCTGCTGCAATCGGAAGACGTGGGCTCGATGCCGTTCTCCGTGGTCAACGGCCTGAAGACCGCCTTCGAAGTGCCGCAAGTGACGCTGCGCATCTGGGGCACGGCGCCGGACTACCTGGACGAATGGTTCGTCAAGGGCGTGTCGGAAGACGCGCGCATCTTCGCCAACAGCCTGCTGGCCCCGTACTGCGGCGCCAACAAGGACTTCGAAGCGGTGCGCTGGCTGGACGATGCTTCGGCCGTGGTATCGACCGTCATCATCCCGCTGCGCAAGCCGGGCGACAAGCAAGCCTTCGGCCTGCTGATCATGGGTTCGCAGGACGCCAAGCGCTTCACCTCGCTGATGGCGACCGACTTCCTGGTACACATCGGCGAAACCTCCAGCACCGCGCTGGCCTGGCTGCTGGCCTGA
- the dksA gene encoding RNA polymerase-binding protein DksA translates to MTKTNKSTPAAADRVLTEEEILKMDDKDYMNPAQMAFFKAKLQALEKELLKNAGETTEHLRETVLVPDPADRATIEEEHALELRTRDRERKLLKKVQQSIAAIDGNDYGWCEETGEPIGIPRLIARPTATLSLEAQQRRELKQKLYGD, encoded by the coding sequence ATGACCAAAACTAATAAATCGACCCCAGCAGCCGCTGACCGCGTCCTGACCGAAGAAGAAATTCTGAAGATGGATGACAAGGATTACATGAATCCGGCGCAAATGGCCTTCTTCAAGGCCAAGCTGCAAGCCCTGGAAAAAGAGCTGCTGAAAAACGCCGGCGAAACCACCGAACACCTGCGCGAAACCGTGCTGGTGCCGGACCCGGCCGACCGCGCCACCATCGAGGAAGAGCACGCGCTGGAACTGCGCACGCGCGACCGCGAGCGCAAGCTGCTGAAGAAAGTTCAGCAGTCGATCGCCGCCATCGATGGCAACGACTACGGCTGGTGCGAAGAGACCGGCGAGCCGATCGGCATTCCGCGCCTGATCGCCCGTCCGACCGCCACGCTGTCGCTGGAAGCCCAGCAACGCCGCGAACTGAAGCAGAAGCTGTACGGCGATTAA
- the dapF gene encoding diaminopimelate epimerase codes for MKLKFTKMHGAGNDFVVIDGVTQHIDFTPAQWQLLGDRRFGVGADQILLVEKPTEAGCDFRYRIFNADGGEVEQCGNGSRAFVKFVAEKGLTDKTSISVQTKAGVIAPRLEADGSITVDMGAPILEPGRVPFDAEGLQGQSQGRDTLWPLVLELGGARESVLISAVSMGNPHAVQVVEDVETAPVELTGPLIEHHVRFPNRVNAGFMQIINRQHVKLRVFERGVGETLACGTGACAAAVAGIRRGLLDSPVRVDARGGQLSIGWDGEGQPVWLTGPAVTVFEGEIEI; via the coding sequence ATGAAACTGAAATTCACCAAAATGCACGGCGCCGGCAATGACTTCGTCGTGATCGACGGCGTCACCCAGCACATCGACTTCACGCCGGCCCAGTGGCAGCTGTTGGGCGACCGCCGCTTCGGCGTGGGCGCCGACCAGATCCTGCTGGTCGAGAAACCGACCGAGGCCGGCTGCGATTTCCGCTACCGCATCTTCAACGCCGACGGCGGCGAGGTCGAGCAGTGCGGCAACGGCTCGCGCGCCTTCGTCAAGTTTGTGGCGGAAAAAGGCCTGACCGATAAAACCAGCATCAGCGTGCAGACCAAGGCCGGCGTGATCGCGCCGCGCCTGGAAGCGGACGGCAGCATCACGGTGGACATGGGCGCGCCGATCCTGGAACCGGGCCGCGTGCCGTTCGATGCCGAAGGCCTGCAGGGCCAGTCGCAAGGCCGCGACACGCTGTGGCCGCTGGTGCTGGAACTGGGCGGCGCGCGCGAAAGCGTGCTGATTTCGGCGGTGTCGATGGGCAACCCGCACGCGGTGCAGGTGGTGGAGGATGTGGAGACGGCACCGGTGGAACTGACCGGCCCGCTGATCGAGCATCATGTACGCTTCCCGAACCGCGTCAACGCCGGCTTCATGCAGATCATCAACCGCCAGCATGTGAAGCTGCGCGTATTCGAGCGCGGCGTCGGCGAAACCCTGGCCTGCGGCACCGGCGCCTGCGCGGCGGCCGTGGCCGGCATCCGCCGTGGCTTGCTCGACAGCCCGGTGCGCGTCGATGCGCGCGGCGGCCAGTTGTCGATCGGCTGGGATGGCGAAGGTCAGCCGGTCTGGCTGACCGGCCCGGCGGTAACGGTGTTTGAAGGCGAAATAGAAATCTAA
- a CDS encoding STAS domain-containing protein → MGLFSLFKKTELLPPLTDDEQARLAANSEAERLSQQARQREIARATAMKIDAIESAMAADIFSQGEPAWGSQRPARPPRASSAAQPPDDVPTTMLLSDEELPLASADDSTPLVEEIAILYANGQAAVAQQMLVDAVAGSKHNSDRSAWWMLFDLYQVSGQQDAFDNLSIDYASTYETSPPPWHAPAGLSAHSPDWAGLTPTESFAGVLDQHIAPQLERLRQLAAGHPVLRLELIRVTAVAADGAALLLETLRQLQQQQRELILVGAAALSAQIRSNLAIGRRDEGEAVWLLLLELLQLQNREKEFEQIGMDYCVTFEVSPPSFTPPHQVAMAPAQQVSASPDRFMLPPIIEHQLGALLPAIQQYAEQYPTLVFDCSRLTRIDYASAIQLHAVLQPWAGEGRKLALRDVNHLVAALLRLLGYAGLARIYPHKY, encoded by the coding sequence ATGGGCTTGTTCTCTCTCTTCAAGAAAACTGAGTTGCTGCCGCCGCTGACCGACGACGAGCAGGCGCGGCTGGCCGCCAACAGCGAGGCCGAACGCCTGAGCCAGCAGGCGCGCCAGCGCGAAATCGCCCGCGCCACCGCCATGAAGATCGACGCCATCGAATCGGCGATGGCGGCCGACATCTTCAGCCAGGGCGAACCGGCGTGGGGCAGCCAACGCCCGGCCCGTCCGCCGCGCGCCAGCAGCGCCGCCCAGCCGCCCGACGACGTCCCGACCACCATGCTGCTGAGCGACGAGGAACTGCCGCTGGCCAGCGCCGACGACAGCACGCCGCTGGTCGAGGAAATCGCCATCCTGTACGCCAACGGCCAGGCCGCCGTGGCCCAGCAGATGCTGGTCGACGCCGTGGCCGGCTCCAAGCACAATAGCGACCGCAGCGCCTGGTGGATGCTGTTCGACCTGTACCAGGTCAGCGGCCAGCAGGACGCCTTCGACAACCTGTCGATCGACTACGCCAGCACCTATGAAACCTCGCCGCCGCCGTGGCACGCGCCGGCCGGGCTGTCCGCCCACTCGCCGGACTGGGCCGGGCTGACGCCGACCGAATCGTTCGCCGGCGTGCTCGACCAGCACATCGCCCCACAGCTGGAGCGCCTGCGCCAGCTGGCCGCCGGCCATCCCGTATTGCGGCTGGAACTGATCCGCGTAACGGCGGTGGCGGCCGATGGCGCCGCCCTGCTGCTGGAAACGCTGCGCCAGCTGCAACAGCAGCAGCGCGAGCTGATCTTGGTGGGCGCGGCCGCGCTCAGTGCGCAGATCCGCAGCAACCTCGCCATTGGCCGCCGCGACGAGGGCGAAGCCGTGTGGCTGCTGCTGCTGGAACTGTTGCAGCTGCAAAACCGCGAAAAGGAATTCGAGCAGATCGGCATGGACTACTGCGTCACCTTTGAAGTGTCGCCGCCCTCGTTCACGCCGCCGCACCAGGTGGCCATGGCGCCGGCGCAACAGGTTTCGGCCTCGCCCGACCGCTTCATGTTGCCGCCGATCATAGAACATCAACTTGGCGCCCTGCTGCCGGCGATACAACAGTATGCTGAGCAATATCCGACCCTGGTGTTCGACTGCTCGCGCCTGACCCGCATCGACTACGCCAGCGCGATACAGCTGCATGCGGTGCTGCAACCCTGGGCCGGCGAGGGGCGCAAGCTGGCTTTGCGCGACGTCAACCACCTGGTCGCTGCCCTGCTCAGGCTGCTGGGCTATGCCGGCCTGGCGCGGATTTATCCCCACAAGTATTAA
- the hslU gene encoding ATP-dependent protease ATPase subunit HslU translates to MNMTPHEIVGELDKHVVGQGKAKKAVAIALRNRWRRQQVEEPLRHEITPKNILMIGPTGVGKTEIARRLAKLADAPFIKIEATKFTEVGYVGRDVDTIIRDLVDIGVKQTRLAEMAKVRTRAEDAAEDRVLDILLPPARDFGFTPSAGTEAPKDDATRQTFRKRLRQGELDDKEIEIELADAGPQMEIMAPPGMEEMTEQIKSMFSGIGAQRKKARKVKIKEAMKFLVDEEAAKLINEDEMKQKAIQNVEQNGIVFLDEIDKIASRSEVGGADVSRAGVQRDLLPLVEGTTVNTKYGMIKTDHILFIASGAFHLAKPSDLIPELQGRFPIRVELESLSIADFERILTSTDACLTKQYEALLATEDVKLEFAQEGITRLAEIAYSVNERTENIGARRLYTVMEKLLEELSFTATEDTGKTVVIDAAYVNARLDALAVNEDLSRYVL, encoded by the coding sequence ATGAATATGACCCCGCATGAAATCGTCGGCGAGCTCGACAAACACGTGGTTGGCCAGGGCAAGGCCAAGAAAGCGGTCGCCATCGCGCTGCGCAACCGCTGGCGCCGCCAGCAGGTGGAAGAGCCGCTGCGGCATGAGATCACGCCGAAGAACATCCTGATGATCGGCCCGACCGGCGTCGGCAAGACCGAGATCGCGCGCCGCCTGGCCAAGCTGGCGGACGCGCCCTTCATCAAGATCGAAGCCACCAAGTTCACCGAGGTCGGCTATGTGGGCCGCGACGTCGACACCATCATCCGCGACCTGGTCGACATCGGCGTCAAGCAGACCCGCCTGGCCGAGATGGCCAAGGTGCGCACCCGCGCCGAAGATGCGGCCGAAGACCGCGTGCTCGACATCCTGCTGCCGCCGGCGCGCGACTTCGGCTTCACGCCGTCGGCCGGCACCGAGGCGCCGAAGGACGACGCCACCCGCCAGACCTTCCGCAAGCGCCTGCGCCAGGGCGAGCTGGACGACAAGGAAATCGAGATCGAGCTGGCCGACGCCGGCCCGCAGATGGAAATCATGGCGCCGCCCGGCATGGAGGAAATGACCGAGCAGATCAAGTCCATGTTCTCCGGCATCGGCGCGCAGCGCAAGAAGGCGCGCAAGGTCAAGATCAAGGAAGCCATGAAATTCCTGGTCGACGAGGAAGCGGCCAAGCTCATCAACGAAGACGAGATGAAGCAGAAAGCCATTCAGAACGTCGAGCAAAACGGCATCGTGTTCCTGGATGAGATCGACAAGATCGCCTCGCGCTCGGAAGTGGGCGGCGCCGACGTCTCGCGCGCCGGCGTGCAGCGCGACCTGCTGCCGCTGGTGGAAGGCACGACCGTCAACACCAAGTACGGCATGATCAAGACCGACCACATCCTGTTCATCGCCTCGGGCGCCTTCCACCTGGCCAAGCCGTCGGACCTGATCCCCGAGCTGCAAGGCCGCTTCCCGATCCGGGTCGAGCTCGAGTCGCTGTCGATCGCCGATTTCGAACGCATCCTCACCAGCACCGACGCCTGCCTGACCAAGCAATATGAAGCCTTGCTGGCGACCGAAGACGTGAAGCTGGAATTTGCGCAGGAAGGCATCACGCGCCTGGCGGAAATCGCCTACTCGGTCAACGAACGGACCGAAAACATCGGCGCGCGCCGGCTGTACACGGTGATGGAAAAGCTGCTGGAAGAATTGTCGTTCACGGCCACCGAAGACACCGGCAAGACCGTGGTGATCGATGCGGCGTATGTGAATGCACGCCTGGATGCGCTGGCGGTCAACGAAGACCTGTCGCGCTACGTGCTCTAA
- a CDS encoding porin family protein, with amino-acid sequence MSNTMLKVAMATLIAAGCGSAVGAEPSPVYVGADAGTQFSNNTSLLRAYAGYKLGAEKVYAVELMVFTLGTESRVFQWGDYSYSGGNRLRANGIGVNWASALPLNENWTLTSRLGGNYAHATTRSRYAGGDSSYDRGGVTAGVGLAYRLNPNLSLTVDLSYMPVHLNAYEKNTRPTLGTGLRYNF; translated from the coding sequence ATGTCCAACACGATGTTGAAAGTGGCGATGGCCACGTTGATTGCCGCCGGCTGCGGCAGCGCCGTCGGCGCCGAACCATCGCCGGTCTATGTGGGCGCGGACGCCGGCACCCAGTTCAGCAACAACACCAGCTTGCTGCGCGCCTACGCCGGCTACAAGCTCGGCGCCGAGAAGGTGTATGCGGTGGAATTGATGGTGTTCACGCTGGGTACCGAGTCCAGAGTGTTCCAGTGGGGGGATTACAGTTATTCGGGCGGAAACCGGCTGCGCGCCAATGGCATCGGCGTCAACTGGGCTTCGGCGCTGCCGCTGAACGAGAACTGGACGCTGACCAGCCGGCTGGGCGGCAACTATGCGCACGCCACCACCCGCTCCCGCTATGCCGGCGGCGACAGCAGTTATGACCGTGGCGGCGTCACGGCGGGCGTGGGCCTGGCCTACCGTCTCAACCCGAATCTGTCGCTGACGGTCGACCTGAGCTACATGCCGGTCCACCTCAACGCCTATGAAAAAAATACCAGGCCAACGCTGGGTACCGGCTTGCGCTACAACTTTTAA
- a CDS encoding helix-turn-helix transcriptional regulator: MSSPELLLQVLRTQMRAAGVTYKMLAERIAMSESSVKRMFGQQDMSLSRLAQICKAAGVPMEDVLRGAADATPQADRLTLTQEKSLLANPKLLLMAISCLGHWTLEQVLETYALTEPECIVLLAELDRLGLIELKPLNRYRLRVSNAFRWLPDGPVQQFFREHVVDDYFSGSFDGAGETLLCLPARLSLPSAQELVGRVQQLAGELARLHQGDRRLGAHERDGFTLLVGFRSWEFAAFTALRRK, translated from the coding sequence ATGAGCTCACCGGAACTACTGCTGCAGGTGCTGCGGACCCAGATGCGGGCTGCCGGCGTGACCTACAAAATGCTGGCCGAGCGCATTGCCATGAGTGAATCGAGCGTCAAGCGCATGTTCGGCCAGCAGGACATGTCGCTGTCGCGGCTGGCGCAGATCTGCAAGGCGGCCGGGGTGCCGATGGAAGACGTGCTGCGCGGCGCGGCCGACGCCACACCACAGGCGGACCGCCTCACGCTGACGCAGGAAAAATCGCTGCTGGCCAATCCCAAGCTGCTGCTGATGGCGATCAGCTGCCTCGGGCACTGGACGCTGGAGCAGGTGCTGGAAACCTACGCGCTGACGGAACCGGAATGCATCGTCCTGCTGGCCGAGCTGGACCGGCTGGGCCTGATTGAACTGAAGCCGCTGAACCGCTACCGGCTGCGCGTCTCGAACGCCTTCCGCTGGCTGCCGGACGGCCCGGTGCAACAATTCTTCCGCGAACACGTGGTGGACGATTACTTCAGCGGCAGCTTCGACGGCGCCGGCGAAACGCTGCTCTGTCTGCCGGCGCGGCTATCGCTGCCGAGCGCGCAAGAGCTGGTGGGACGGGTGCAGCAACTGGCGGGCGAGCTGGCGCGGCTGCACCAGGGCGACCGCCGCCTGGGAGCGCACGAGCGCGACGGCTTCACCCTGCTGGTCGGCTTCCGCTCCTGGGAATTCGCCGCCTTCACCGCCCTGCGCCGTAAATAA
- a CDS encoding GTP-binding protein encodes MAMIPTTILTGFLGAGKTTLLNRILQEQHGMRIAVIENEFGQENIDNEILVQDTGEQIVEMNNGCICCTVRGDLIVALSNLAQKREAGDIQFDRVVIETTGLANPGPVAQTFFVDEEVGAHYMLDAVVTVVDARHAMEQLDQHEEAQRQVGFADKLLLSKADLVTEEQLAALTARLARINPRAPVSKSDFGRAPITEVLDLKGFNLNDKLELDPDFLLTEQTHDEGHVHDEHCGHDHGHDHEHHDHHGHDHHHGHHSDDIAAFVFKSQRPFDTAKLDEFLGGLVNVYGPRMLRYKGVLFMQDADRKVVFQGVHQIMGSDLGAKWGENDVRGSKMVFIGKNLPKDIFISGLEQCLV; translated from the coding sequence ATGGCCATGATTCCCACCACCATCCTCACCGGCTTCCTCGGCGCCGGCAAAACCACGCTGCTCAACCGCATCCTGCAGGAACAGCACGGCATGCGCATAGCCGTCATCGAGAATGAATTCGGCCAGGAAAACATCGACAACGAAATCCTGGTGCAGGACACCGGCGAACAGATCGTGGAAATGAACAACGGCTGCATCTGCTGCACCGTGCGCGGCGACTTGATCGTGGCGCTGAGCAACCTGGCGCAAAAGCGCGAAGCCGGCGACATCCAGTTCGACCGCGTGGTGATCGAGACCACCGGCCTGGCCAACCCCGGCCCGGTGGCGCAGACCTTCTTCGTCGACGAGGAAGTGGGTGCCCACTACATGCTGGACGCCGTGGTCACTGTGGTGGACGCCCGCCACGCCATGGAGCAACTGGACCAGCACGAAGAAGCCCAGCGCCAGGTCGGTTTCGCCGACAAGCTGCTACTGTCCAAGGCCGATCTGGTGACCGAGGAACAGCTGGCGGCACTGACCGCCCGCCTGGCCCGCATCAATCCGCGCGCCCCGGTCAGCAAGTCCGATTTCGGCCGCGCCCCGATCACCGAGGTGCTGGACCTGAAGGGCTTCAACCTGAACGACAAGCTGGAACTCGACCCCGACTTCCTGCTGACCGAGCAGACCCACGACGAAGGCCACGTGCACGACGAGCACTGCGGCCATGACCACGGTCACGATCACGAGCACCATGACCACCACGGTCACGACCACCATCACGGCCACCACAGCGACGACATCGCCGCTTTCGTCTTCAAAAGCCAGCGTCCATTCGACACCGCCAAGCTCGACGAATTCCTCGGCGGCCTGGTCAATGTCTACGGTCCTCGCATGCTGCGCTACAAAGGCGTATTGTTCATGCAGGACGCCGACCGCAAGGTAGTATTCCAGGGCGTGCACCAAATCATGGGCAGCGACCTCGGCGCGAAATGGGGAGAAAACGACGTTCGTGGCAGCAAAATGGTATTTATAGGCAAAAATCTTCCTAAAGACATCTTTATTAGCGGTTTAGAACAATGTCTGGTATAA
- a CDS encoding porin: MKKSLLALALMGSFSAAYAQSSVVIYGTLDAGVSRRTDTDITAVGKRDNNKLGFRGVEDLGSGLKALFQLEIRYEPDTGVIESTVRPLFQGQSRVGLQGDFGTIRLGRGLTAFQETSTAYEPWSGMPAVAGYQTDLQVAGYTSDPMSVAGNSLNRFSNAVFYNTPVLGGIFQLNLTVATKEANNNPVIIGRGTAAAPQFPANSMAPVHPYSISGTATQGPFSAYAAYERNAVSTKLWSVGASFKATKDLKLMGSYQHQDQNYSLPINPDTKAWLVGANYTVGPGLIRAGIGRKTPDNALNSPLIAKTRQFSLGYDYNLSPRTYLYVDGTRKKLTPAATFNYYSMGIHHNF; the protein is encoded by the coding sequence ATGAAGAAATCTTTGTTGGCTCTGGCTCTGATGGGCAGTTTCTCCGCCGCCTACGCACAGTCGTCTGTGGTCATTTACGGCACTCTGGATGCCGGCGTATCGCGCCGCACCGATACCGACATCACCGCCGTAGGCAAGCGCGACAACAACAAACTCGGTTTCCGTGGCGTCGAAGACCTCGGCAGCGGCCTGAAGGCCCTGTTCCAGTTGGAAATCCGCTATGAGCCCGACACCGGCGTCATCGAAAGCACCGTGCGTCCCCTGTTCCAGGGCCAGAGCCGGGTGGGTCTGCAAGGCGACTTCGGCACCATCCGCCTGGGCCGTGGCCTGACCGCCTTCCAGGAAACCAGCACCGCCTACGAACCCTGGTCGGGCATGCCCGCCGTGGCCGGCTACCAGACCGACCTGCAAGTGGCGGGCTACACCTCCGATCCGATGAGCGTGGCCGGCAATTCGCTGAACCGCTTCTCCAACGCGGTGTTCTACAACACGCCGGTATTGGGCGGCATCTTCCAGCTGAACCTGACGGTGGCCACCAAAGAGGCCAACAACAATCCGGTCATCATCGGCCGCGGCACGGCCGCCGCGCCGCAGTTCCCGGCCAACAGCATGGCGCCGGTCCATCCGTATTCGATCAGCGGCACCGCCACCCAGGGCCCGTTCTCGGCCTACGCGGCGTATGAGCGCAACGCCGTGTCCACCAAGCTGTGGTCGGTCGGCGCCTCGTTCAAGGCCACCAAGGACTTGAAACTGATGGGTTCCTACCAGCATCAGGACCAGAACTACAGCCTGCCGATCAATCCCGACACCAAAGCCTGGCTGGTGGGCGCCAACTACACGGTCGGCCCGGGCCTGATCCGCGCCGGTATCGGCCGCAAGACGCCGGACAACGCGCTCAACAGCCCGCTGATCGCCAAGACCCGGCAATTTTCGCTCGGCTACGACTACAACCTGTCGCCGCGCACCTATCTGTACGTGGACGGCACCCGCAAGAAGCTGACGCCGGCCGCCACCTTCAATTACTACAGCATGGGTATCCATCACAACTTCTAA
- the hslV gene encoding ATP-dependent protease subunit HslV, which yields MEQFHGTTILCVRRGKEVALGGDGQVTLGNIVMKGTARKVRKVYQGKVLVGFAGGTADAFTLLDRFEGKLDKHQGNLLRASVELAKDWRTDRVLRRLEAMLLVADSESTLVITGNGDVLEPEDGVGAIGSGGTYAQSAAKALVENTELSAAEVVKKSLTIAGQLCIYTNLNHIIETLDPA from the coding sequence ATGGAACAATTTCACGGCACCACCATTCTGTGCGTGCGCCGCGGCAAGGAAGTCGCGCTGGGCGGCGATGGCCAGGTCACGCTCGGCAACATTGTCATGAAGGGCACGGCCCGCAAGGTGCGCAAGGTGTATCAGGGCAAGGTGCTGGTCGGCTTCGCCGGTGGCACCGCCGACGCCTTCACCCTGCTCGACCGCTTTGAAGGCAAGCTGGATAAGCACCAGGGCAACCTGCTGCGCGCCTCGGTCGAGCTGGCCAAGGACTGGCGCACCGACCGCGTGCTGCGCCGCCTGGAAGCCATGCTGCTGGTGGCCGACAGCGAATCGACGCTGGTAATCACCGGCAATGGCGACGTGCTGGAACCGGAAGATGGCGTCGGCGCCATCGGCTCGGGCGGCACCTACGCGCAGTCGGCGGCCAAGGCCCTGGTCGAGAACACGGAACTGTCGGCGGCGGAAGTCGTCAAAAAATCACTGACCATCGCCGGGCAGCTGTGCATCTACACCAATCTGAATCACATCATTGAAACACTGGATCCAGCATGA
- a CDS encoding lipid A biosynthesis acyltransferase, giving the protein MKVMLGLMWLLHWLPLPLLGRFGDAIGSLLFMTLRSRRHIALTNLRLCMPELTEAERVDIAHRHFQSYSRSVWERAVLWWAPEARLKRLITIDPDGEIPVATMTGKPTILLCPHFVCLDVAGAAIAMEASASSMYVTQKNAAFDQVLRAGRARFKPVKLFTRQDGIKPILRALRDKLPYFMLPDMDFGEKDAEFVPFFGIQAATLTATARIAATTGAQVMPVIATFLPGYRGWRVKFYPVWDNYPGDDMVAATRRMNQFIEDRVREAPAEYFWTHKRFKTRPNGEPSLYRKL; this is encoded by the coding sequence ATGAAAGTGATGCTGGGATTAATGTGGCTGCTGCACTGGCTGCCGCTGCCGCTGCTGGGCCGCTTCGGCGACGCCATCGGCAGCCTGCTGTTCATGACGCTGCGCTCGCGCCGCCACATTGCGCTGACCAATCTGCGCCTGTGCATGCCGGAACTGACCGAAGCCGAGCGGGTCGATATCGCGCACCGCCATTTCCAGTCCTATTCACGCAGCGTGTGGGAACGCGCCGTGCTGTGGTGGGCGCCGGAAGCGCGCCTGAAGCGCCTGATCACCATCGATCCGGACGGCGAAATTCCAGTGGCCACCATGACCGGCAAGCCGACCATCCTGCTATGCCCGCACTTCGTGTGCCTGGACGTGGCCGGCGCCGCCATCGCCATGGAAGCCAGCGCCTCCTCGATGTATGTGACGCAAAAGAACGCCGCCTTCGACCAGGTGCTGCGCGCCGGCCGCGCCCGCTTCAAGCCGGTCAAGCTGTTCACGCGCCAGGACGGTATCAAGCCCATCCTGCGCGCGCTGCGCGACAAGCTGCCCTACTTCATGTTGCCGGACATGGACTTCGGCGAGAAGGACGCCGAATTCGTGCCCTTTTTCGGCATCCAGGCCGCCACGCTGACGGCCACCGCGCGCATCGCCGCCACCACCGGCGCGCAGGTGATGCCGGTGATCGCCACCTTCCTGCCCGGTTACCGTGGCTGGCGTGTGAAATTCTATCCGGTGTGGGACAATTATCCCGGCGACGATATGGTGGCCGCCACCCGCCGCATGAACCAGTTCATCGAAGACCGCGTGCGCGAGGCGCCGGCCGAGTATTTCTGGACCCACAAACGCTTCAAGACGCGCCCGAACGGCGAGCCTTCGCTGTACCGCAAACTGTAG